A single genomic interval of Prunus dulcis chromosome 5, ALMONDv2, whole genome shotgun sequence harbors:
- the LOC117628687 gene encoding protein CUP-SHAPED COTYLEDON 3 produces MFGMEDAVMSELSGEDINEQGLPPGFRFHPTDEELITFYLASKVYNGSFCGVDIAEVDLNRCEPWELPDMAKMGEREWYFFSLRDRKYPTGLRTNRATGTGYWKATGKDRQVYSASTGALLGMKKTLVFYKGRAPRGHKTKWVMHEYRLHGHLSSYGGHACKDEWVICRINHKTGDKKIPLQLDQVEVEAASSNYNCLPPLLESPTAAAKPTFLQQGQCPHQSHNPMQMRSPHPLPPFLFQHQENDLKSLINPVVSQPHLFSSFPINAFQTQSSFSPTTTNSNTALLTNDKNPSPLQSLLFKSLFSSHDQDCNNTIPKQCKTEPNYFSHFQTPANNNNNNCDLNLLNLMEKNHHHLHQPNTPYHQYNNHPNDPLLFDCLDYSVLGFPDAAGTATTVHEHDTCPSTAFNRAGFQTMLDLPPIKVTGESWPLDYIMDAK; encoded by the exons ATGTTCGGAATGGAAGACGCAGTTATGAGTGAGCTGAGTGGGGAAGACATAAACGAGCAGGGTTTGCCGCCAGGGTTTAGGTTCCACCCAACTGACGAGGAGCTCATAACCTTCTATCTGGCTTCCAAGGTCTACAACGGCTCTTTCTGCGGCGTCGACATTGCTGAGGTTGACCTCAACAGATGCGAGCCCTGGGAGCTCCCAG ATATGGCAAAGatgggggagagagagtggtACTTCTTCAGCTTGAGGGACAGGAAGTACCCAACAGGGTTAAGAACCAACAGAGCCACCGGAACTGGTTACTGGAAAGCCACTGGCAAAGACAGACAAGTGTACAGCGCATCCACTGGAGCCTTGCTTGGCATGAAGAAGACTCTTGTTTTCTACAAAGGCCGAGCCCCGCGCGGCCACAAGACCAAGTGGGTCATGCACGAGTACCGCCTCCACGGTCACCTCTCCTCCTACGGCGGCCACGCCTGCAAG GATGAATGGGTGATATGCAGAATAAATCACAAAACAGGGGACAAAAAAATCCCACTACAACTTGATCAAGTTGAAGTTGAAGCTGCTTCATCCAATTACAATTGCCTGCCTCCATTGCTGGAATCTCCAACAGCAGCAGCCAAACCTACTTTCTTGCAACAAGGACAATGTCCTCATCAATCTCACAACCCAATGCAAATGCGATCTCCTcatcctcttcctccttttctGTTTCAGCACCAAGAAAATGACCTCAAAAGCCTCATCAACCCAGTTGTCTCCCAACCCCACCTATTTTCCTCCTTCCCAATAAATGCCTTCCAAACCCAATCCTCTTTTtcacccaccaccaccaacagcAACACAGCATTATTAACAAATGATAAAAACCCATCACCTTTGCAATCCCTCCTCTTCAAAtccctcttctcttcccaTGACCAAGATTGCAATAATACTATTCCCAAACAGTGCAAGACAGAGCCCAACTACTTTTCCCATTTCCAAACACCAgctaataacaataataataattgtgACTTGAACTTGTTGAACTTGATGGAAAagaatcatcatcatcttcatcagcCAAACACCCCCTACCATCAATACAATAATCATCCAAATGATCCTTTGctttttgattgtttggatTATAGTGTGTTGGGCTTCCCAGATGCTGCTGGTACTGCTACAACTGTTcatgagcatgacacgtgccCTTCAACTGCTTTCAACAGGGCCGGCTTTCAGACCATGCTAGACCTTCCTCCCATCAAAGTAACCGGAGAATCTTGGCCTTTGGATTATATCATGGATGCTAAGTAA